The DNA sequence CTCCCGCCGTGATCAACACCCGGCGCGTGGGTTTTGCCGGGGAAATTTTCGGCTCGAACGGGATCAGCGGATGCATCAGCACTGCGGCATCAAAAAGCTCGGGCTGTTCGATCAGCACATTGGCGAGAATATTCGCGCCGTTGGAAAAGCCGAGACCGATGATTGGGCCGGACTGGTAGTGTTCGCGGTTTGCCTTGACGAAATCCGCCAGCTTGTCGGTTGCCCGGGCAAGGTCGGCCATGTCGTAAACGCCCTCGCCCGTGCGCCGGAAGAAGCGCGCTGCACCATGTTCGGAAACATCGCCGGCGGGTGAGAGAATGGTGGCCTGCGGCAAAAGACGGGAGCCAAAGTCGAAGAACTGGTTCTCATCGCCACCCGT is a window from the Agrobacterium tumefaciens genome containing:
- a CDS encoding alpha/beta hydrolase, which translates into the protein MNKDTYFHKSRAGAAGAPLFVVLHGTGGDENQFFDFGSRLLPQATILSPAGDVSEHGAARFFRRTGEGVYDMADLARATDKLADFVKANREHYQSGPIIGLGFSNGANILANVLIEQPELFDAAVLMHPLIPFEPKISPAKPTRRVLITAGERDPICPVPLTTALEQSLQAQGGTVETVWHPGGHEIRSNEIDAVREFLSVYGE